A single window of Cervus canadensis isolate Bull #8, Minnesota chromosome 17, ASM1932006v1, whole genome shotgun sequence DNA harbors:
- the LOC122455287 gene encoding granzyme H-like isoform X2: MQPLLLLMAFLLPPGLGQPFLSEEIIGGHEAKPHSCPYMALVQFLGEKSWKRCGGVLTQKDFVLTAAHCRGSSMNVTLGAHNIKQQERTQQVIQLERKAKQTSAVKPLSLPRAKARVRPGQCAVWPAGSGGPGRSSHLPAGGRADGAGGPGVRNPLTQALQPGQPDLCRGPKEGEDRLQG, translated from the exons ATGCAGCCACTCCTGCTCCTGATGGCCTTTCTTCTGCCTCCTGGGCTGGGACAG CCTTTTCTTTCAGAGGAGATCATTGGGGGCCACGAGGCCAAGCCCCACTCCTGCCCCTACATGGCTTTGGTTCAGTTTCTGGGTGAGAAGAGTTGGAAGAGGTGTGGCGGTGTCCTCACACAAAAGGACTTTGTTCTGACGGCTGCTCactgcagagggag CTCCATGAACGTCACCCTGGGGGCCCACAACATTAAACAGCAGGAGAGGACCCAGCAGGTCATCCAG CTGGAGAGAAAGGCCAAGCAGACGTCAGCTGTGAAGCCCCTTAGTCTGCCCAGGGCCAAGGCCCGGGTGAGGCCAGGACAGTGTGCAGTCTGGCCGGCTGGGTCAGGTGGCCCTGGGCGCTCCAGCCACCTCCCTGCAGGAGGCAGAGCTGATGGTGCAGGAGGACCGGGTGTGCGAAACCCTCTGACCCAGGCACTGCAGCCGGGCCAGCCAGATTTGTGTCGGGGACCCAAGGAAGGCGAAGACCGGCTTCAAG GGTGA
- the LOC122455287 gene encoding granzyme H-like isoform X1 → MQPLLLLMAFLLPPGLGQPFLSEEIIGGHEAKPHSCPYMALVQFLGEKSWKRCGGVLTQKDFVLTAAHCRGSSMNVTLGAHNIKQQERTQQVIQVRRAIRHPDYNPKNFSNDIMLLQLERKAKQTSAVKPLSLPRAKARVRPGQCAVWPAGSGGPGRSSHLPAGGRADGAGGPGVRNPLTQALQPGQPDLCRGPKEGEDRLQG, encoded by the exons ATGCAGCCACTCCTGCTCCTGATGGCCTTTCTTCTGCCTCCTGGGCTGGGACAG CCTTTTCTTTCAGAGGAGATCATTGGGGGCCACGAGGCCAAGCCCCACTCCTGCCCCTACATGGCTTTGGTTCAGTTTCTGGGTGAGAAGAGTTGGAAGAGGTGTGGCGGTGTCCTCACACAAAAGGACTTTGTTCTGACGGCTGCTCactgcagagggag CTCCATGAACGTCACCCTGGGGGCCCACAACATTAAACAGCAGGAGAGGACCCAGCAGGTCATCCAGGTGAGGAGAGCCATCCGCCACCCAGACTATAATCCTAAGAACTTCTCCAACGACATCATGTTACTGCAG CTGGAGAGAAAGGCCAAGCAGACGTCAGCTGTGAAGCCCCTTAGTCTGCCCAGGGCCAAGGCCCGGGTGAGGCCAGGACAGTGTGCAGTCTGGCCGGCTGGGTCAGGTGGCCCTGGGCGCTCCAGCCACCTCCCTGCAGGAGGCAGAGCTGATGGTGCAGGAGGACCGGGTGTGCGAAACCCTCTGACCCAGGCACTGCAGCCGGGCCAGCCAGATTTGTGTCGGGGACCCAAGGAAGGCGAAGACCGGCTTCAAG GGTGA
- the LOC122455234 gene encoding mast cell protease 1A-like isoform X2 — translation MVLFLLLVALLLSPTGEAGKIIGGHEAKPHSRPYMAFLQFKISGKPHICGGFLVREDFVLTAAHCLGSSIDVTLGAHNIMGRERTQQVIPVWRAFPHPHYNNMTLVNDIMLLQLTRKVNVTTAVSPISLPRDWDTVKPGMLCSVAGWGCLDVNMSLPTKLQEVELEVQSAEKCTSRYENYSTTTQICAGDARKKKSSFQGDSGGPLVCNGVAQGIVSYGKKDGTPPRVFTRISSFLPWIQTTMKQYELQGPD, via the exons ATGGTCCTGTTCTTGCTCCTGGTGGCCCTTCTTCTGTCCCCTACTGGGGAGGCAG GGAAGATCATTGGGGGCCATGAGGCCAAGCCACACTCCCGTCCCTACATGGCGTTTCTTCAGTTCAAGATTTCAGGGAAACCTCACATATGTGGGGGTTTCCTTGTGCGTGAGGACTTCGTGCTGACAGCAGCTCACTGCCTGGGAAG CTCAATTGATGTCACCCTGGGGGCCCACAACATCATGGGACGAGAGAGGACCCAGCAGGTCATCCCTGTGTGGAGAGCCTTCCCGCACCCACACTATAATAATATGACTTTGGTCAACGACATTATGTTACTGCAG CTGACGAGGAAGGTGAATGTGACCACCGCTGTGAGCCCCATCAGTCTGCCCAGGGACTGGGATACGGTAAAACCAGGGATGCTCTGCAGTGTGGCTGGTTGGGGGTGTCTTGACGTGAATATGTCCCTCCCAACGAAACTACAGGAAGTAGAGCTTGAAGTCCAAAGCGCCGAGAAATGCACCTCTCGCTATGAAAATTACAGCACCACCACCCAGATATGTGCAGGGGACGCGAGAAAGAAGAAGAGTTCCTTT CAGGGTGACTCCGGGGGCCCGCTCGTGTGTAACGGTGTGGCCCAGGGCATTGTGTCCTATGGAAAAAAGGATGGGACACCTCCAAGGGTCTTCACCAGAATCTCAAGCTTTTTGCCTTGGATCCAAACAACAATGAAACAGTACGAACTTCAGGGACCAGACTGA
- the LOC122455234 gene encoding mast cell protease 1A-like isoform X1 — translation MVLFLLLVALLLSPTGEAGKIIGGHEAKPHSRPYMAFLQFKISGKPHICGGFLVREDFVLTAAHCLGSSIDVTLGAHNIMGRERTQQVIPVWRAFPHPHYNNMTLVNDIMLLQLTRKVNVTTAVSPISLPRDWDTVKPGMLCSVAGWGCLDVNMSLPTKLQEVELEVQSAEKCTSRYENYSTTTQICAGDARKKKSSFRGDSGGPLVCNGVAQGIVSYGKKDGTPPRVFTRISSFLPWIQTTMKQYELQGPD, via the exons ATGGTCCTGTTCTTGCTCCTGGTGGCCCTTCTTCTGTCCCCTACTGGGGAGGCAG GGAAGATCATTGGGGGCCATGAGGCCAAGCCACACTCCCGTCCCTACATGGCGTTTCTTCAGTTCAAGATTTCAGGGAAACCTCACATATGTGGGGGTTTCCTTGTGCGTGAGGACTTCGTGCTGACAGCAGCTCACTGCCTGGGAAG CTCAATTGATGTCACCCTGGGGGCCCACAACATCATGGGACGAGAGAGGACCCAGCAGGTCATCCCTGTGTGGAGAGCCTTCCCGCACCCACACTATAATAATATGACTTTGGTCAACGACATTATGTTACTGCAG CTGACGAGGAAGGTGAATGTGACCACCGCTGTGAGCCCCATCAGTCTGCCCAGGGACTGGGATACGGTAAAACCAGGGATGCTCTGCAGTGTGGCTGGTTGGGGGTGTCTTGACGTGAATATGTCCCTCCCAACGAAACTACAGGAAGTAGAGCTTGAAGTCCAAAGCGCCGAGAAATGCACCTCTCGCTATGAAAATTACAGCACCACCACCCAGATATGTGCAGGGGACGCGAGAAAGAAGAAGAGTTCCTTTAGG GGTGACTCCGGGGGCCCGCTCGTGTGTAACGGTGTGGCCCAGGGCATTGTGTCCTATGGAAAAAAGGATGGGACACCTCCAAGGGTCTTCACCAGAATCTCAAGCTTTTTGCCTTGGATCCAAACAACAATGAAACAGTACGAACTTCAGGGACCAGACTGA